Proteins found in one Microbacterium sp. LWS13-1.2 genomic segment:
- a CDS encoding YcnI family protein, with product MSPTRRLVIGATAGLALALAAPLAASAHVHVTPETASAGGTETLTFSFSHGCDGSPTTALAVDIPEGVGNATPVVQGGWTITRELGADGVPTRVVYTPDTPVEDGLKATVSMDALFTEATADTTLAFPVTQTCAEGETAWTQIAEDGEDPHDLDAPAPLVEVGDAADDADAGHATGAEGADHATHESAEAAADTEAAASGTSADPVARWLAAGGLVAGIAALAVVLVRGRRKA from the coding sequence ATGTCCCCCACCCGCCGCCTCGTGATCGGCGCCACCGCCGGTCTGGCCCTCGCCCTCGCCGCGCCGCTCGCCGCGTCCGCCCACGTGCACGTGACCCCTGAGACCGCCTCAGCCGGCGGGACCGAGACCCTCACCTTCTCGTTCTCGCACGGCTGCGACGGCTCGCCCACGACCGCCCTCGCCGTCGACATCCCCGAGGGCGTCGGCAACGCGACACCCGTCGTGCAGGGCGGCTGGACCATCACGCGCGAGCTCGGCGCCGACGGCGTGCCGACGCGCGTCGTCTACACCCCCGACACCCCCGTCGAGGACGGGCTGAAGGCGACCGTCTCGATGGATGCGCTCTTCACCGAGGCGACCGCGGACACCACTCTCGCCTTCCCCGTCACCCAGACGTGCGCGGAGGGAGAGACGGCGTGGACGCAGATCGCCGAGGACGGCGAGGATCCGCATGACCTCGACGCGCCCGCGCCGCTCGTCGAGGTGGGCGACGCCGCGGACGACGCCGATGCCGGGCATGCGACCGGTGCCGAGGGTGCGGACCACGCGACCCACGAGAGCGCCGAGGCGGCAGCCGACACCGAGGCGGCGGCATCCGGCACGTCCGCCGACCCGGTCGCACGCTGGCTCGCCGCGGGGGGACTCGTCGCGGGGATCGCCGCACTCGCTGTCGTGCTCGTGCGCGGACGCCGCAAGGCCTGA
- the ald gene encoding alanine dehydrogenase: MRISVPTEVKNNEYRVALTPAGVHDLVASGHEVFVQRGAGEGSSMPDAEYEAAGAVLLDDAAEVWARAELLLKVKEPIASEYGYFRDGLVLFTYLHLAADRPLTERLVADGVTAIAYETVQLPGGGLPLLAPMSEVAGRLAPTVGAATLMRSAGGLGLLMSGVPGTRPATVTVIGGGVAGANAAVIAVGMGADVTVFDTNVQRLRYLDDHFQGRVKTAASNPLDLDRAVVSSDLVIGSVLIPGAKAPKLVTNDMVARMRPGSVLVDIAVDQGGCFEDTHPTTHADPTFPVHGSIFYCVANMPGAVPNTSTSALTNATLPYIRQIVRHGWQQALRSDPALAAGLNTVGGRIVNAGVATAHDLEFAPLDAALV, encoded by the coding sequence ATGCGGATCAGCGTCCCCACCGAGGTGAAGAACAACGAGTACCGGGTCGCCCTCACTCCTGCAGGAGTGCACGATCTCGTGGCGTCCGGCCATGAGGTGTTCGTGCAGCGCGGCGCGGGCGAGGGTTCGTCGATGCCGGATGCCGAGTACGAGGCCGCCGGGGCGGTGCTGCTCGACGATGCTGCGGAGGTGTGGGCGCGCGCCGAGCTGCTCCTGAAGGTGAAGGAACCCATCGCGAGCGAGTACGGCTACTTCCGCGACGGCCTCGTGCTCTTCACGTACCTGCATCTGGCGGCCGACCGCCCCCTGACCGAGCGCCTGGTGGCGGACGGCGTGACGGCGATCGCCTACGAGACCGTGCAGCTTCCGGGCGGTGGGCTCCCGCTTCTCGCGCCCATGAGCGAGGTCGCGGGCCGGCTCGCGCCGACCGTCGGCGCCGCCACTCTGATGCGGTCCGCGGGTGGACTGGGCCTGTTGATGTCGGGCGTGCCGGGCACGCGACCGGCGACGGTGACCGTGATCGGCGGCGGTGTCGCCGGCGCGAACGCCGCAGTGATCGCTGTCGGCATGGGTGCCGACGTCACCGTCTTCGACACCAACGTGCAGCGGCTCCGCTACCTCGACGACCACTTCCAGGGTCGCGTGAAGACGGCAGCGTCCAACCCGCTCGATCTCGACCGCGCGGTCGTCTCGTCGGACCTCGTCATCGGATCTGTGCTGATTCCCGGCGCGAAAGCCCCGAAGCTCGTCACGAACGACATGGTGGCGCGCATGCGTCCCGGCTCGGTGCTCGTCGACATCGCGGTCGACCAGGGCGGCTGCTTCGAGGACACGCACCCGACGACGCACGCCGACCCGACGTTCCCGGTCCACGGGAGTATCTTCTACTGCGTCGCGAATATGCCCGGGGCCGTGCCGAACACGTCGACCTCGGCGCTCACGAACGCCACGCTCCCCTACATCCGTCAGATCGTCCGGCACGGCTGGCAGCAGGCGCTCCGATCGGATCCTGCCCTCGCTGCGGGCCTCAACACGGTGGGCGGGCGCATCGTGAACGCGGGCGTCGCGACCGCGCACGATCTCGAGTTCGCACCGCTGGACGCCGCGCTGGTCTGA
- a CDS encoding lysophospholipid acyltransferase family protein, protein MGFTYALGRQIIRPLARVIYRPRVEGKANVPKSGPVIFASNHLSFIDSIAIPVAAPRPVHFLAKASYFDSPASRWFFTAIGAIPVQRGAGQAALDALDQQRTLLEEGSTVALYPEGTRSLDGRLYKGRTGVAFLALQTGAPVVPVGLIGTDDVMPVGAKMPSLTHRVTVKFGEPLDLAHHGPASSGKARRLATDEIMAAIHALSGQELANAYNEVPAQNPIDRIKQVLPHERR, encoded by the coding sequence ATGGGCTTCACGTACGCGTTGGGACGCCAGATCATCCGGCCCCTCGCCCGTGTGATCTATCGCCCGCGCGTGGAGGGCAAGGCCAACGTCCCGAAGTCCGGGCCGGTCATCTTCGCGAGCAACCACCTGTCGTTCATCGACTCGATCGCGATCCCGGTGGCGGCTCCTCGACCCGTTCACTTCCTCGCCAAGGCGAGCTACTTCGACAGCCCGGCATCGCGCTGGTTCTTCACCGCGATCGGCGCCATCCCGGTCCAGCGCGGCGCCGGACAGGCAGCGCTCGACGCCCTCGATCAGCAGCGCACGCTGCTCGAGGAGGGAAGCACTGTCGCGCTCTACCCCGAGGGCACGCGCTCGCTCGACGGCCGCCTGTACAAAGGCCGCACGGGCGTCGCGTTCCTCGCGCTGCAGACCGGTGCGCCGGTCGTCCCCGTGGGTCTCATCGGCACCGACGACGTGATGCCCGTCGGCGCGAAGATGCCCTCGCTCACGCACCGTGTCACCGTCAAGTTCGGCGAGCCCCTTGATCTCGCGCACCACGGTCCGGCGTCATCGGGCAAGGCGCGCCGGCTCGCCACCGACGAGATCATGGCCGCGATCCACGCGCTGTCGGGACAGGAGCTCGCGAACGCCTACAACGAGGTGCCCGCGCAGAACCCGATCGACCGCATCAAGCAGGTCCTCCCCCACGAACGGCGCTGA
- a CDS encoding FKBP-type peptidyl-prolyl cis-trans isomerase: protein MRIRPLAALSVAAMSALLLAGCSGSAEPDASPTPSSSAASDCGLDPQPGADSDAITVSGAAPELTAEVPADLEFADLQRTIAADADGDDLAIGQLVSGQYLVIDPTTGEVLLDSATTTPDDSGLIPMIVDGSSIFGSSVLCTPLGSATAFTIPGSMLGEGAANAVVVAQSVGELPTVATGADQDPVAGMPEVELDDDGAPAITIPDQDPPTEVEIAELKLGDGATVESGDTVFVQYSGVKWSDGSEFDSSWSRGAPSQFQTTGVVQGFQQALEGQMVGSQVLVVIPPAFGYGEGEINDEDLTGETLVFVVDILGVQRAAAAE from the coding sequence GTGCGCATTCGCCCGCTCGCCGCCCTGTCCGTCGCCGCGATGTCGGCACTCCTGCTGGCCGGCTGCTCCGGCTCGGCCGAGCCCGACGCCAGCCCCACGCCGTCCTCCAGCGCCGCGTCGGATTGCGGCCTCGATCCGCAGCCTGGTGCCGATTCCGACGCGATCACCGTGTCGGGGGCTGCTCCCGAGCTCACCGCGGAGGTGCCCGCCGATCTCGAGTTCGCCGATCTGCAGCGCACGATCGCCGCGGACGCCGACGGTGACGACCTCGCGATCGGGCAGCTCGTCTCCGGGCAGTACCTCGTCATCGACCCCACCACCGGCGAGGTCCTGCTCGATTCGGCGACGACCACCCCGGACGATTCGGGTCTCATCCCGATGATCGTCGACGGCAGCAGCATCTTCGGCAGCAGCGTGCTCTGCACGCCGCTCGGTTCGGCCACGGCCTTCACCATTCCCGGCTCGATGCTGGGCGAGGGCGCTGCCAATGCCGTCGTCGTCGCGCAGTCGGTGGGCGAGCTGCCGACCGTCGCCACCGGCGCGGATCAGGACCCGGTGGCGGGGATGCCGGAGGTCGAACTCGACGATGACGGGGCGCCCGCCATCACCATTCCCGACCAGGACCCGCCGACCGAGGTGGAGATCGCGGAGCTCAAGCTCGGCGACGGCGCGACCGTCGAGTCGGGCGACACCGTGTTCGTGCAGTACAGCGGTGTGAAGTGGTCCGACGGCTCGGAGTTCGACTCCAGCTGGAGCCGGGGAGCCCCCTCGCAGTTCCAGACGACCGGCGTCGTCCAGGGCTTCCAGCAGGCGCTGGAGGGCCAGATGGTGGGCTCGCAGGTGCTCGTGGTGATCCCGCCCGCGTTCGGCTACGGCGAGGGCGAGATCAACGACGAGGACCTCACGGGCGAGACCCTCGTCTTCGTGGTCGACATCCTGGGCGTGCAGCGCGCCGCTGCCGCCGAGTAG
- a CDS encoding UDP-N-acetylmuramoyl-L-alanyl-D-glutamate--2,6-diaminopimelate ligase — MPTDAPSNLPPVLRPDAPPTHSLADLAARFAVAVRGDVAGPTLTGITLATADLRPGDVFVAVQGVNRHGAEFAATAAEKGAVAVVTDAAGADVAAASGLPVVLVENPRAILGELSAWVYSTGRDDDLPTLFGTTGTNGKTSVSHLLEGILGQLGVTTGLSSTAERHIAGQVVVSRLTTPEAYEMHALLALMRERGVEAVAVEVSAQALSRRRVDGIVFDVAGFTNLTHDHLDDYADMREYFEAKLPLFRPDRARRAVVCIDSEPGAEVVARSEVPTVTVGTPALASDADAAAAADWVVDILDERQVGTEFRLTARDGRSLTTLVPVIGRHMAANAGLAIVMILEGGYTWERLVDALDGGRIDAYLPGRTELVSGETGPAVYVDFGHSPDAFEKTLSAVRRVTPGKVVMLFGADGDRDATKRHDMGRTGVEGSDILVITDHHPRHEDPDSIRATLVEGARRAQPDAEIHEFSPPERAIIEAVALVGDGDAILWAGPGHQDYRDIRGVRTPYSARELARRALREAGWPVPEPHWPVPYPEHETPASDPLRPVYPEA, encoded by the coding sequence ATGCCGACCGACGCGCCTTCGAACCTGCCCCCGGTACTCCGCCCCGACGCGCCGCCGACCCACTCCCTCGCGGACCTCGCGGCGCGCTTCGCCGTCGCCGTCCGCGGCGACGTCGCCGGCCCCACGCTCACGGGCATCACCCTCGCGACCGCCGATCTTCGGCCCGGCGACGTGTTCGTCGCGGTGCAGGGCGTCAACCGCCACGGCGCCGAATTCGCCGCGACGGCAGCCGAGAAGGGCGCCGTCGCCGTGGTGACGGATGCCGCCGGGGCCGACGTCGCCGCCGCGAGCGGGCTGCCCGTCGTGCTGGTCGAGAACCCGCGCGCAATCCTCGGCGAGCTGTCGGCGTGGGTGTACAGCACCGGTCGCGACGACGACCTCCCGACGCTCTTCGGAACCACGGGCACCAACGGCAAGACCAGCGTGTCGCACCTGCTCGAGGGCATCCTCGGCCAGCTCGGCGTGACGACGGGCCTGTCATCCACCGCCGAGCGGCACATCGCCGGACAGGTGGTCGTGTCGCGGCTGACGACGCCCGAGGCGTACGAGATGCACGCGCTCCTCGCCCTGATGCGCGAACGGGGCGTCGAAGCCGTCGCCGTCGAGGTGAGCGCGCAGGCGCTCAGCCGCCGCCGCGTCGACGGCATCGTGTTCGACGTCGCCGGCTTCACCAACCTCACGCACGACCACCTCGACGACTACGCCGACATGCGCGAGTACTTCGAGGCGAAGCTGCCGCTGTTCCGTCCCGACCGCGCGCGCCGCGCCGTCGTCTGCATCGACTCCGAGCCCGGCGCCGAGGTCGTGGCGCGCAGCGAGGTGCCGACCGTCACGGTCGGCACGCCCGCGCTCGCCTCGGACGCGGATGCCGCAGCCGCCGCGGATTGGGTCGTCGACATCCTCGACGAGCGGCAGGTCGGCACCGAGTTCCGCCTCACCGCCCGGGACGGGCGCTCGCTGACGACCCTCGTCCCCGTGATCGGGCGGCACATGGCGGCCAACGCCGGCCTCGCGATCGTCATGATCCTCGAGGGCGGCTACACGTGGGAGCGCCTGGTCGACGCGCTCGACGGCGGCCGCATCGACGCCTACCTCCCCGGGCGCACCGAACTCGTCTCGGGCGAGACGGGACCGGCCGTCTACGTGGACTTCGGTCACTCCCCCGACGCCTTCGAGAAGACGCTGTCCGCGGTCCGCAGGGTGACACCGGGCAAGGTCGTCATGCTGTTCGGCGCCGACGGCGACCGCGACGCCACGAAGCGGCACGACATGGGCCGCACCGGCGTCGAGGGCAGCGACATCCTCGTCATCACCGACCACCACCCGCGCCACGAGGATCCCGACTCGATCCGGGCCACCCTCGTCGAGGGCGCGCGCCGGGCGCAGCCGGATGCCGAGATCCACGAGTTCTCCCCGCCCGAGCGCGCGATCATCGAGGCCGTCGCGCTCGTCGGCGACGGCGACGCCATCCTCTGGGCCGGTCCCGGGCACCAGGACTATCGCGACATCCGCGGTGTCCGAACGCCGTACTCGGCGCGCGAGCTCGCCCGTCGCGCCCTGCGCGAGGCCGGCTGGCCCGTGCCCGAGCCGCACTGGCCGGTGCCGTACCCGGAGCACGAGACTCCGGCATCCGACCCGCTGCGGCCCGTATATCCCGAGGCCTGA
- a CDS encoding APC family permease — protein sequence MATTPIDLQRPEGKGLAAGTLGLWGSTVIGLASTAPVYSLVATLGFVVLAVGAQAPIAFVIAFIPMLFIAFAYRELNNDVPDCGTTFTWGTKAFGPWVGWMGGWGVAVAGMVVLANLAQIAGIYFWALIDGIVRSPEDALLSDNVPLVTATGVVFIAAMTWVSWRGVEIGERIQNILLGIQYLALAIFVVAALWHFFAGTAPDPTPFDWSWFNPFAFTEWGGFVESILLALFIYWGWDTCLALNEETKDPKRIPGRAALLTTVILLITYVGVTVAAMMYAGLGSDGTGLGNEANADDFFLAIKDGLLGPLGWVLVVAVMISAISSTQTTILPTARGTLAMAAYKALPRRFASVHPRYKTPSFSTLVMGIVASVYYVGMTLISDNILQDSILSLGLAIAFYYAITGYACVWYFRRELFTSARNFFYRFLFPLLGALMLTYAFVQSAIDMYDVDYGYTVLLGIGGTFVLGIGALAFGVLLMLLWFAFPRSKPFFRGESLNRDTEVLVPEDPADYSRSIDGGLA from the coding sequence GTGGCTACAACCCCGATCGATCTGCAACGGCCCGAGGGCAAAGGGCTCGCCGCCGGCACGCTGGGGCTGTGGGGCTCCACCGTCATCGGCCTCGCGTCCACCGCGCCGGTCTATTCCCTGGTGGCGACCCTCGGGTTCGTCGTCCTCGCGGTGGGGGCGCAGGCGCCCATCGCGTTCGTCATCGCCTTCATCCCGATGTTGTTCATCGCCTTCGCCTACCGCGAGCTCAACAACGACGTGCCCGACTGCGGCACGACGTTCACCTGGGGCACCAAGGCGTTCGGCCCGTGGGTGGGCTGGATGGGCGGGTGGGGCGTCGCCGTGGCCGGCATGGTCGTGCTCGCGAACCTCGCGCAGATCGCCGGCATCTACTTCTGGGCGCTGATCGACGGGATCGTGCGCAGCCCCGAGGACGCCCTGCTCTCGGACAACGTTCCGCTCGTCACGGCGACCGGCGTCGTGTTCATCGCGGCGATGACCTGGGTGAGCTGGCGCGGGGTCGAGATCGGCGAGCGGATCCAGAACATCCTGCTCGGCATCCAGTACCTCGCCCTGGCGATCTTCGTCGTCGCCGCGCTGTGGCACTTCTTCGCGGGCACCGCCCCCGACCCGACCCCGTTCGACTGGTCCTGGTTCAACCCGTTCGCATTCACCGAGTGGGGCGGCTTCGTCGAGTCGATCCTGCTCGCCCTCTTCATCTACTGGGGCTGGGACACCTGCCTCGCGCTCAACGAGGAGACCAAGGACCCCAAGCGCATCCCCGGCCGGGCGGCGCTGCTGACCACGGTCATCCTGCTGATCACCTACGTCGGGGTCACCGTCGCGGCGATGATGTACGCCGGGCTCGGCAGTGACGGAACGGGCCTGGGCAACGAGGCGAACGCCGACGACTTCTTCCTCGCCATCAAGGACGGGCTTCTCGGCCCACTCGGCTGGGTGCTGGTGGTCGCGGTCATGATTTCGGCGATCTCGTCGACGCAGACGACGATCCTGCCGACCGCCCGCGGCACGCTGGCGATGGCGGCGTACAAGGCGCTGCCCCGACGGTTCGCCTCGGTGCACCCGCGCTACAAGACGCCGTCGTTCTCCACGCTCGTCATGGGCATCGTCGCGTCCGTCTACTACGTCGGGATGACGCTGATCAGCGACAACATCCTGCAGGACTCCATCCTCTCGCTCGGGCTCGCCATCGCGTTCTACTACGCGATCACCGGGTACGCCTGCGTCTGGTACTTCCGCCGTGAGCTGTTCACGTCGGCGCGGAACTTCTTCTACCGGTTCCTGTTCCCGCTGCTGGGCGCGCTCATGCTGACTTACGCGTTCGTGCAGTCGGCGATCGACATGTACGACGTCGACTACGGCTACACCGTCCTCCTCGGCATCGGCGGCACCTTCGTCCTGGGCATCGGCGCCCTCGCATTCGGCGTGCTGCTCATGCTCCTGTGGTTCGCGTTCCCGCGCTCGAAGCCGTTCTTCCGCGGCGAGAGCCTCAACCGCGACACCGAGGTGCTCGTGCCCGAGGACCCCGCCGACTACTCCCGGTCGATCGACGGTGGCCTCGCCTGA
- a CDS encoding asparaginase, which yields MPQTFAAADAVELAVVERSGFVESRHAGIALVLAADGTIAQKLGDPSSLILPRSSLKPLQALACLSAGAPLEGERLGLATASHAGTDRHVAVVRDILALAQLGEEDLGCPAAWPSDTTTRDEMVRELGQPARIRMNCSGKHATMLLTSVVNSWDTEGYLAPEHPVQILIRETIERLIGEKTAATAVDGCGAPVYAMTLFGLARAIHRIGNSSTTSPFALHRSAGALVDAVRADPWTIDGPGRADTIVIERLGVFAKGGAEGVMVMVAPDGTTVALKMLDGSGRAATAVALRLLERHGALASSDVADALSKLPLAVTGGGQDVGVIRPAF from the coding sequence GTGCCGCAGACCTTCGCCGCAGCCGACGCCGTCGAACTCGCCGTTGTCGAACGCAGCGGATTCGTCGAGTCGCGTCACGCCGGCATCGCCCTCGTGCTCGCCGCCGACGGCACGATCGCCCAGAAGCTGGGCGATCCGTCGTCGCTGATCCTCCCCCGTTCCAGTCTCAAGCCGCTCCAGGCGCTGGCTTGCCTCTCCGCCGGCGCGCCCCTCGAAGGCGAGCGGCTCGGGCTGGCGACCGCGAGCCATGCCGGCACCGACCGCCACGTCGCGGTCGTCCGCGACATCCTCGCGCTCGCCCAGCTCGGCGAGGAGGACCTCGGGTGTCCGGCCGCCTGGCCGAGCGACACCACGACTCGCGACGAGATGGTGCGCGAACTCGGCCAGCCCGCGCGCATCCGCATGAACTGCTCGGGCAAGCACGCGACGATGCTCCTCACGAGCGTCGTGAACAGCTGGGACACGGAGGGCTACCTCGCACCCGAGCATCCGGTGCAGATCCTCATCCGGGAGACGATCGAGCGGCTGATCGGCGAGAAGACCGCCGCCACTGCTGTCGACGGCTGCGGCGCTCCCGTCTACGCCATGACGCTCTTCGGGCTGGCACGCGCGATCCATCGCATCGGCAATTCGTCGACGACCTCGCCCTTCGCGCTGCACCGCAGCGCCGGCGCGCTGGTCGATGCGGTGCGGGCCGACCCGTGGACCATCGACGGTCCCGGCCGAGCTGACACGATCGTCATCGAACGACTCGGCGTCTTCGCCAAGGGCGGCGCTGAGGGAGTCATGGTCATGGTCGCTCCCGACGGCACCACGGTGGCGCTCAAGATGCTCGACGGCAGCGGCCGCGCCGCCACCGCCGTGGCACTTCGACTGCTGGAGCGCCACGGCGCGCTCGCGTCGTCCGACGTCGCCGACGCGCTGTCGAAGCTTCCGCTCGCCGTCACCGGTGGCGGGCAGGATGTCGGGGTCATCCGCCCCGCCTTCTAG
- the dxr gene encoding 1-deoxy-D-xylulose-5-phosphate reductoisomerase, which produces MRRVLILGSTGSIGTQALDVVRANPRRFEVVGLAAGSDRAALDAQAAEFGVESTALGAVEAEQLVRDVEADVVLNGITGSVGLGPTLAALETGRTLALANKESLIVGGDLVTALARPGQIVPVDSEHSAIAQALRSGERSEVRRLVLTASGGPFRGRSREFLEGVTPAEALAHPTWDMGRVVTTNSATLVNKGLEVIEAHLLFGVPYAEIDVVVHPQSIVHSMVEFVDGSTIAQASPPDMRLPISLGLDWPNRIAGVGRPLDWTTATSWTFEPLDDAAFPAVRLAKQVGRAAGTYPAVFNAANEQAVDAFHEGRLSFLGIIDVIDRVVDAHDAPDALTRAALADAEDWARRAADRAIAAAS; this is translated from the coding sequence ATGCGGCGCGTCCTGATCCTCGGCTCGACCGGCTCCATCGGCACGCAGGCGCTCGACGTCGTGCGGGCCAACCCGCGGCGGTTCGAGGTGGTGGGGCTCGCAGCGGGCTCGGATCGTGCCGCCCTCGACGCGCAGGCCGCCGAGTTCGGCGTCGAGAGCACGGCGCTCGGCGCCGTCGAGGCCGAGCAGCTCGTCCGCGACGTCGAGGCCGACGTCGTGCTCAACGGCATCACCGGCTCCGTCGGACTCGGTCCGACACTCGCGGCCCTCGAGACGGGCCGCACGCTGGCGCTCGCGAACAAGGAGTCCCTGATCGTCGGGGGCGATCTGGTCACCGCGCTCGCGCGTCCGGGACAGATCGTGCCCGTGGACTCCGAGCATTCGGCGATCGCGCAGGCGCTGCGCTCGGGAGAGCGCAGCGAGGTCCGTCGGCTCGTGCTGACGGCATCCGGTGGCCCGTTCCGTGGGCGCAGCCGCGAGTTCCTTGAAGGGGTCACACCGGCCGAGGCGCTCGCGCATCCCACGTGGGATATGGGGCGAGTGGTCACCACCAACTCGGCGACGCTCGTCAACAAGGGCCTCGAGGTGATCGAGGCGCATCTGCTCTTCGGCGTGCCCTACGCCGAGATCGACGTCGTCGTGCACCCCCAGTCGATCGTCCACTCGATGGTCGAGTTCGTCGACGGGTCGACCATCGCGCAGGCATCGCCGCCCGACATGCGCCTTCCGATCTCGCTCGGGCTCGACTGGCCGAACCGCATCGCCGGCGTCGGGCGCCCGCTCGACTGGACGACGGCGACGTCCTGGACGTTCGAGCCGCTCGACGATGCAGCGTTCCCCGCGGTGCGGCTCGCCAAGCAGGTCGGCCGCGCAGCAGGCACCTACCCGGCGGTGTTCAACGCCGCGAACGAGCAGGCGGTGGACGCCTTCCACGAGGGCCGTCTGAGCTTCCTCGGGATCATCGACGTCATCGACCGCGTGGTCGATGCGCACGACGCGCCCGACGCGCTGACGCGCGCGGCACTGGCCGACGCCGAGGACTGGGCGCGCCGCGCCGCCGACAGGGCGATCGCCGCGGCATCCTGA
- a CDS encoding OsmC family protein produces the protein MWGEHRYSVRTTWTGDRGTGTSGYRDYDRAVTLEIDGKPELLASSDKPFRGDPSRWNPEDMLLSALSECHLLSYLHACVQAGVVVVGYEDDASGLMVEDGRGGGAFREVVLRPRVTVADASMTDAAAAAHAQAREWCFIANSVNFPVHHEPTILVAGS, from the coding sequence ATGTGGGGCGAGCATCGATACTCCGTCCGGACGACATGGACGGGTGACCGCGGCACCGGCACCTCCGGCTACCGGGACTACGACCGGGCGGTGACGCTCGAGATCGACGGCAAGCCCGAGCTCCTGGCGTCGTCCGACAAGCCGTTCCGCGGTGATCCGTCGCGGTGGAATCCCGAGGACATGCTGCTCTCAGCCCTCAGCGAGTGCCACCTGCTGTCGTACCTCCACGCGTGCGTGCAGGCGGGCGTCGTGGTCGTCGGCTACGAGGACGACGCCTCCGGGCTGATGGTCGAGGACGGGCGAGGCGGCGGTGCCTTCCGCGAGGTCGTGCTGCGTCCGCGCGTGACGGTCGCGGACGCGTCGATGACGGATGCCGCGGCCGCCGCGCACGCACAGGCGCGGGAGTGGTGCTTCATCGCGAACTCCGTGAATTTCCCGGTCCACCACGAGCCCACGATCCTCGTCGCCGGTTCCTGA